Proteins found in one Cellulomonas palmilytica genomic segment:
- a CDS encoding DUF4126 domain-containing protein, with translation MLVALTGIGLATAAGLNAYIPFLVVALLARLTDVVTLPDSLTWMESWWAIGIGTVLLVADVVLDKVPVVDTVNDAVQTAIRPLSGGVVFAATSAAADLEQSDWVERHAWVPFVAGVLVAGLVHAGKATVRPVVNAATLGAGAPVVSTVEDGTSVGLSLAAVFVPLLVLVLLVALVVAFVMLRRRRRAATRGPDPA, from the coding sequence ATGCTCGTCGCGCTCACCGGGATCGGCCTGGCCACGGCCGCGGGGCTCAACGCCTACATCCCGTTCCTCGTGGTCGCGCTCCTGGCGCGCCTCACGGACGTCGTGACGCTGCCCGACTCGCTGACGTGGATGGAGTCGTGGTGGGCCATCGGGATCGGCACGGTGCTGCTCGTCGCGGACGTCGTGCTCGACAAGGTGCCGGTCGTCGACACGGTCAACGACGCCGTGCAGACCGCCATCCGGCCGCTGTCGGGCGGCGTGGTGTTCGCCGCGACCTCGGCCGCCGCCGACCTCGAGCAGTCGGACTGGGTCGAGCGCCACGCGTGGGTGCCGTTCGTCGCGGGCGTGCTCGTCGCGGGACTCGTGCACGCGGGCAAGGCGACCGTGCGGCCCGTGGTCAACGCGGCGACGCTGGGCGCCGGAGCGCCGGTCGTGTCGACCGTGGAGGACGGCACGTCCGTGGGCCTGAGCCTGGCCGCGGTGTTCGTCCCGCTCCTCGTCCTGGTCCTGCTGGTGGCGCTCGTCGTCGCCTTCGTCATGCTCCGACGACGACGGCGTGCCGCGACGCGCGGCCCCGACCCGGCCTAG
- a CDS encoding aromatic ring-opening dioxygenase LigA, translating into MSTPTASTTKLPRLLGLIVIIFGAIFFVAGATTWTAVSVNLKAENITVSDDAAAFAGGAVDTPWEAFAQADIIKEHALKATGGKTYAELDKDDPLRATAMNGSFLRASLFTSVVAFGVALLVMGLGVVLAIVGVAIRKLAPADESETAAPELAASAA; encoded by the coding sequence ATGTCGACGCCGACCGCTTCCACCACCAAGCTCCCCCGCCTGCTGGGCCTCATCGTCATCATCTTCGGCGCGATCTTCTTCGTCGCCGGCGCCACGACCTGGACGGCCGTGTCGGTCAACCTCAAGGCCGAGAACATCACCGTCTCCGACGACGCCGCGGCGTTCGCCGGCGGCGCGGTCGACACTCCGTGGGAGGCCTTCGCCCAGGCCGACATCATCAAGGAGCACGCGCTCAAGGCGACCGGCGGCAAGACCTACGCCGAGCTCGACAAGGACGACCCGCTGCGTGCGACCGCGATGAACGGCTCCTTCCTGCGGGCCTCGCTGTTCACGTCGGTCGTGGCCTTCGGTGTCGCGCTGCTGGTCATGGGCCTGGGTGTCGTCCTCGCCATCGTCGGCGTCGCGATCCGCAAGCTCGCGCCGGCCGACGAGTCCGAGACCGCCGCGCCGGAGCTCGCCGCCTCGGCTGCCTGA
- a CDS encoding NUDIX hydrolase produces the protein MSGPPGGPLSPADARDELVALVHRGVRWPVDAARALRDPARARRAAVLVLFGVLDHLPAHAPGVPRVPADLDVLLQRRSATIGHHPGQVAFPGGGVDLQDAGPREAAVREAVEETGLDPAGVEVLGSLADVPLPVSDNLVTPVVAWWARPSQVAAVDHREAVEVFRTPVAELLDPARRGVVEHAGVRGRLRTPAFVVGDGVLVWGFTALVLDGILDALGWTVPWDRRRAFETRRFEPRGSGS, from the coding sequence GTGAGCGGCCCGCCCGGCGGCCCCCTGAGCCCTGCGGACGCGCGGGACGAGCTCGTGGCGCTCGTGCACCGCGGCGTGCGCTGGCCCGTCGACGCGGCGCGCGCCCTGCGCGACCCGGCCCGCGCGCGGCGGGCGGCCGTCCTCGTGCTGTTCGGCGTGCTCGACCACCTGCCCGCCCACGCCCCGGGCGTGCCTCGCGTCCCGGCGGACCTCGACGTGCTGCTGCAACGCCGCTCCGCGACGATCGGGCACCACCCGGGACAGGTCGCGTTCCCGGGCGGCGGTGTCGACCTGCAGGACGCGGGCCCGCGTGAGGCCGCGGTGCGCGAGGCGGTCGAGGAGACCGGGCTCGACCCGGCGGGCGTCGAGGTGCTGGGCTCGCTCGCCGACGTGCCGCTGCCGGTGAGCGACAACCTGGTGACGCCGGTCGTCGCGTGGTGGGCGCGCCCGTCGCAGGTCGCGGCCGTCGACCACCGCGAGGCGGTCGAGGTGTTCCGCACGCCGGTGGCCGAGCTGCTCGACCCCGCGCGACGCGGCGTCGTGGAGCACGCCGGGGTGCGCGGCCGCCTGCGGACGCCCGCGTTCGTCGTGGGGGACGGCGTGCTGGTCTGGGGGTTCACGGCGCTCGTGCTGGACGGGATCCTCGACGCGCTGGGGTGGACCGTGCCGTGGGACCGCCGGCGCGCGTTCGAGACGCGCCGGTTCGAGCCGCGCGGGTCGGGGTCGTGA
- a CDS encoding GuaB1 family IMP dehydrogenase-related protein, translated as MRFLPGHSATSDLTYGDVFLVPTRSEVTSRFDVDLATTDGTGTTIPVVVANMTAVAGRRMAETVARRGGMAVIPQDIPVDVVEDVVRSVKAAHPVVESAVVVSPHDTVHTALTLIGKRSHGAAVVVADGRPLGVVTEADCQGVDRFTQVEDVMTAHPTTVDLDVVEAGGVHGLEAAFEKLHSSRRKFSPVVRDGLLVGVLTQVGALRSSIYRPALDDSGRLRIAAAVGINGDVKAKAAALLEAGIDTIVVDTAHGHQRKMLDALAAVRALDPQVPVVAGNVVTAEGTRDLVEAGADIVKVGVGPGAMCTTRMMTAVGRPQFSAVLECAAEARRLGAHVWADGGVRHPRDVALALAAGASQVMIGSWFAGTHESPGDLHEDSAGRLYKESFGMASARAVAARTRGGSAFERARKALYEEGISSSRMYLDARRPGVEDLIDHITSGVRSAATYVGAATLEELHERAAVGIQSAAGYEEGRPLPDGW; from the coding sequence ATGCGCTTCCTGCCCGGCCACTCGGCCACCTCCGACCTGACCTACGGCGACGTGTTCCTCGTCCCGACGAGGTCCGAGGTCACCTCGCGCTTCGACGTCGACCTCGCCACGACCGACGGCACCGGCACGACGATCCCGGTCGTCGTCGCCAACATGACCGCCGTCGCGGGCCGCCGCATGGCCGAGACGGTCGCGCGCCGCGGCGGCATGGCCGTGATCCCCCAGGACATCCCCGTCGACGTGGTCGAGGACGTCGTGCGCTCGGTCAAGGCCGCGCACCCCGTCGTCGAGAGCGCGGTCGTCGTGTCCCCGCACGACACGGTGCACACCGCGCTCACGCTCATCGGCAAGCGGTCGCACGGCGCCGCGGTCGTCGTGGCGGACGGTCGCCCGCTCGGCGTCGTGACCGAGGCCGACTGCCAGGGCGTCGACCGCTTCACGCAGGTCGAGGACGTCATGACGGCGCACCCCACGACGGTCGACCTCGACGTCGTCGAGGCGGGCGGCGTGCACGGGCTCGAGGCCGCGTTCGAGAAGCTGCACTCGAGCCGCCGCAAGTTCTCCCCGGTCGTGCGCGACGGGCTGCTCGTCGGCGTGCTCACGCAGGTCGGTGCGCTGCGCTCGTCGATCTACCGCCCGGCGCTCGACGACTCCGGCCGGCTGCGCATCGCGGCGGCGGTCGGCATCAACGGCGACGTCAAGGCCAAGGCCGCGGCCCTGCTCGAGGCCGGGATCGACACGATCGTGGTCGACACCGCGCACGGCCACCAGCGCAAGATGCTCGACGCGCTCGCCGCGGTGCGCGCGCTCGACCCGCAGGTGCCGGTCGTCGCGGGCAACGTCGTCACCGCGGAGGGCACGCGAGACCTCGTCGAGGCGGGCGCCGACATCGTCAAGGTCGGCGTCGGCCCGGGTGCGATGTGCACGACCCGCATGATGACGGCCGTCGGTCGGCCGCAGTTCTCGGCCGTGCTCGAGTGCGCCGCGGAGGCGCGCCGGCTCGGTGCGCACGTGTGGGCGGACGGCGGCGTGCGCCACCCGCGCGACGTCGCGCTCGCGCTCGCCGCGGGGGCGTCGCAGGTGATGATCGGCTCGTGGTTCGCCGGGACGCACGAGTCCCCCGGCGACCTGCACGAGGACAGCGCGGGCCGGCTCTACAAGGAGTCGTTCGGCATGGCGTCCGCGCGCGCCGTCGCGGCACGCACACGCGGCGGCTCGGCGTTCGAGCGCGCACGCAAGGCCCTGTACGAGGAGGGCATCTCGTCGTCCCGGATGTACCTCGACGCGCGACGACCCGGCGTCGAGGACCTGATCGACCACATCACGTCCGGGGTGCGTTCCGCGGCGACCTACGTGGGCGCCGCGACGCTCGAGGAGCTGCACGAGCGCGCCGCGGTCGGCATCCAGTCGGCCGCCGGGTACGAGGAGGGTCGCCCCCTCCCGGACGGGTGGTGA
- a CDS encoding aminoglycoside phosphotransferase family protein, whose product MSGPHHPLIEVEVSAALARDLLAEQHPDLARLPLHGRVHGWDNITWRLGDTLAVRFPVREVSAPLVVNEHRWLPALAARVPVPVPAPVRTGRPSGLYPWRWTVVPWFAGTVVAATDVSGRTTWARELAQALAAVHEPAPADAPVNPYRGVPLAARAEVVEKRLADAPGIPHRAALLDAWRDGLAAPAWDRPPVWVHGDPHPGNLLSDGDRLAALLDFGDLGHGDPASDLATAWLTFDAAGRAAFVARTATLQGWDDATWRRARAWAAALVPVFLAHPEDYPLMADVGRHAAAQLADEAPGPVAAPVAGPFAAT is encoded by the coding sequence GTGAGCGGCCCGCACCACCCGCTGATCGAGGTCGAGGTGAGCGCCGCGCTCGCGCGCGACCTGCTCGCGGAGCAGCACCCGGACCTCGCGCGCCTGCCCCTGCACGGGCGCGTGCACGGCTGGGACAACATCACGTGGCGGCTCGGCGACACGCTCGCGGTGCGGTTCCCGGTCCGTGAGGTGAGCGCGCCGCTCGTCGTGAACGAGCACCGCTGGCTGCCGGCGCTCGCCGCGCGTGTCCCCGTACCCGTCCCGGCACCGGTGCGCACGGGGCGCCCGTCGGGGCTCTACCCCTGGCGGTGGACCGTCGTCCCGTGGTTCGCGGGCACGGTCGTCGCCGCGACCGACGTCTCCGGCCGCACCACGTGGGCGCGCGAGCTCGCGCAGGCCCTGGCCGCCGTGCACGAGCCCGCACCGGCCGACGCGCCGGTCAACCCGTACCGCGGAGTCCCGCTGGCGGCTCGCGCCGAGGTCGTCGAGAAGCGGCTCGCCGACGCGCCCGGGATCCCGCACCGTGCCGCGCTGCTCGACGCGTGGCGCGACGGCCTCGCCGCGCCCGCGTGGGACCGTCCGCCCGTCTGGGTGCACGGCGACCCGCACCCGGGCAACCTGCTCAGCGACGGTGACCGTCTCGCGGCGCTCCTCGACTTCGGTGACCTCGGGCACGGCGACCCCGCGAGCGACCTCGCGACCGCGTGGCTCACGTTCGACGCCGCGGGCCGTGCGGCCTTCGTCGCCCGCACCGCCACGTTGCAGGGGTGGGACGACGCGACGTGGCGACGCGCGCGTGCGTGGGCGGCCGCTCTCGTGCCGGTCTTCCTCGCCCATCCCGAGGACTACCCGCTCATGGCGGACGTCGGTCGGCACGCCGCCGCGCAGCTCGCCGACGAGGCCCCAGGGCCGGTCGCGGCACCGGTCGCAGGGCCGTTCGCAGCGACCTGA
- a CDS encoding serpin family protein translates to MRTSWAVVVVGVLALTACGSPQAEPRAELVVGEGEYVPVALADASAVGDVVAASWELGFRALRAGGDDEAGGVVVSPSSLVSALAMVAEGAVDGESAPFDAALGASGDDRTDAVSALLAALARHEGDPATVQADELPATPVLHTAQRVVLDDDSVPRQEYLDRLVRGYDAGVAVADLGSDALHDALDPWVKEHSGGLVPRSALEPDPDMRAALQDAVVLAARWQQPFLEMETADLPFVTASGEQVDVPTMGADLAVAVVRRDGWTAVRLPYAEDLAADLLLPPAGAGSPAEADPAVVAALGVALDGQAPSSVHVEVPTLDLRTTTDLMPVLSDLGITAADLTGLVDRGVRVGQAVQQAVLQVDEEGTRAAAVTEVAMLESAGMLPGLDVRFDRPFLFVVRDGTTGWPVFLASVTDPSV, encoded by the coding sequence ATGAGGACGTCGTGGGCGGTCGTGGTGGTCGGGGTGCTGGCGCTGACAGCGTGCGGGTCGCCGCAGGCCGAGCCGCGGGCTGAGCTCGTCGTGGGCGAGGGGGAGTACGTGCCCGTCGCGCTCGCGGACGCGTCGGCGGTGGGTGACGTGGTGGCGGCGTCGTGGGAGCTGGGGTTCCGCGCGCTGCGTGCGGGCGGGGACGACGAGGCGGGTGGCGTGGTGGTGTCGCCGTCGAGCCTGGTGAGCGCGCTGGCGATGGTCGCCGAGGGCGCGGTGGACGGCGAGTCGGCGCCGTTCGACGCGGCGTTGGGCGCATCCGGCGACGACCGCACCGACGCGGTGTCCGCGCTGCTCGCCGCGCTCGCGCGCCACGAGGGCGACCCGGCCACGGTGCAGGCCGACGAGCTGCCCGCGACCCCGGTGCTGCACACCGCGCAGCGGGTCGTCCTCGACGACGACTCGGTCCCGCGGCAGGAGTACCTCGACCGGCTCGTGCGCGGCTACGACGCCGGCGTCGCGGTCGCCGACCTCGGCTCGGACGCGCTGCACGACGCGCTCGACCCCTGGGTGAAGGAGCACTCGGGCGGTCTGGTGCCGCGCAGCGCGCTCGAGCCCGACCCCGACATGCGGGCCGCGCTGCAGGACGCCGTGGTGCTCGCGGCGCGGTGGCAGCAGCCGTTCCTCGAGATGGAGACGGCGGACCTGCCGTTCGTCACGGCGTCAGGCGAGCAGGTCGACGTCCCCACCATGGGGGCGGACCTCGCCGTCGCCGTCGTCCGGCGGGACGGGTGGACCGCGGTGCGGCTGCCCTACGCCGAGGACCTCGCGGCCGACCTCCTGCTGCCGCCGGCCGGCGCGGGGTCGCCCGCCGAGGCGGACCCCGCCGTGGTGGCCGCGCTCGGCGTCGCGCTCGACGGGCAGGCGCCGAGCTCCGTCCACGTCGAGGTGCCGACGCTCGACCTGCGGACCACGACCGACCTCATGCCGGTGCTGTCCGACCTCGGGATCACCGCAGCGGACCTCACGGGTCTCGTGGACCGCGGCGTGCGGGTCGGGCAGGCCGTGCAGCAGGCGGTGCTGCAGGTCGACGAGGAGGGCACGCGGGCCGCGGCGGTCACGGAGGTCGCGATGCTCGAGTCGGCGGGCATGCTGCCGGGCCTGGACGTGCGGTTCGACCGGCCGTTCCTGTTCGTCGTGCGCGACGGCACGACCGGCTGGCCGGTGTTCCTCGCCTCGGTCACCGACCCGTCGGTGTGA
- a CDS encoding type 1 glutamine amidotransferase yields the protein MRPVLVLTHVPYEGPGMIAPGLDAPVRVRTVVGTADPVLPGLEEISGLVVMGGPMDADDDRGHPGLPAERALLAAAVEADVPVLGVCLGAQLLGMALGARLLRRHGTEIGFAPVDVHHDDLVLGPLGSRPTVLHWHSDAVDLPPGATLLASSDATPVQAFRAGSALGVQFHVEVDASMLDLWLGTPGLVGGLEDDEIAQIRTDGARVLPTLVPAAHKVVQLFAEQMRTRG from the coding sequence GTGCGCCCCGTCCTCGTCCTCACGCACGTCCCCTACGAGGGTCCGGGCATGATCGCGCCCGGTCTCGACGCACCGGTGCGCGTGCGCACGGTCGTCGGCACCGCGGACCCGGTCCTGCCGGGCCTCGAGGAGATCTCGGGGCTCGTCGTCATGGGCGGTCCCATGGACGCCGACGACGACCGCGGCCACCCCGGTCTCCCCGCCGAGCGCGCCCTGCTCGCGGCGGCCGTCGAGGCCGACGTCCCGGTGCTCGGCGTGTGCCTCGGCGCGCAGCTGCTCGGCATGGCACTGGGCGCGCGGCTGCTGCGGCGGCACGGCACGGAGATCGGCTTCGCCCCCGTCGACGTGCACCACGACGACCTCGTGCTCGGGCCGCTCGGCTCGCGCCCGACGGTGCTGCACTGGCACTCCGACGCGGTCGACCTCCCGCCGGGTGCGACGCTGCTCGCGTCGTCCGACGCGACGCCCGTGCAGGCGTTCCGCGCCGGGAGCGCGCTCGGGGTCCAGTTCCACGTCGAGGTCGACGCGTCGATGCTCGACCTGTGGCTCGGCACCCCCGGGCTCGTCGGCGGCCTGGAGGACGACGAGATCGCGCAGATCCGCACGGACGGCGCGCGCGTGCTGCCGACGCTCGTGCCCGCCGCGCACAAGGTCGTCCAGCTCTTCGCCGAGCAGATGCGGACGCGCGGGTGA
- a CDS encoding alpha/beta fold hydrolase, translating to MATTSRTITLPDGRTLRAHADDASPDAPVVVWHHGTPQSGALLEPVLAAARPRGLRVVSYGRPSYGGSTPAPGRDVASAAWDVAAVLDAFEVPRAASVGASGGGPHALACAALLPERTAAVVSIAGLAPFDDGFDWAAGMASDVALRAAVSGREARDGVEDGSIAGFVDADWQVLEGAWGALGADAGPAGEAWPDGAVDDDVAYASPWGFSPADVRAPVLLVHGGRDGVVPATHSRRLLALLPDAQLWERPHDGHVSVLRALPVAFDWLVDVLG from the coding sequence GTGGCCACGACCTCCCGCACGATCACCCTGCCCGACGGTCGCACGCTGCGCGCGCACGCGGACGACGCCTCGCCCGACGCGCCCGTGGTCGTCTGGCACCACGGCACGCCGCAGTCCGGCGCGCTGCTCGAGCCGGTGCTCGCCGCGGCGCGGCCGCGCGGGCTGCGCGTCGTGTCGTACGGGCGGCCGTCGTACGGCGGCTCGACGCCCGCCCCCGGGCGCGACGTGGCGTCCGCGGCGTGGGACGTCGCCGCCGTGCTGGACGCCTTCGAGGTCCCGCGCGCGGCGTCCGTCGGCGCGTCCGGCGGCGGGCCGCACGCGCTCGCGTGCGCGGCACTGCTGCCCGAGCGCACGGCCGCGGTCGTCAGCATCGCCGGGCTCGCGCCGTTCGACGACGGCTTCGACTGGGCCGCCGGCATGGCGTCGGACGTGGCGCTGCGAGCCGCGGTGTCCGGGCGCGAGGCCCGCGACGGCGTCGAGGACGGCAGCATCGCAGGCTTCGTCGACGCCGACTGGCAGGTGCTGGAGGGCGCGTGGGGCGCGCTCGGCGCCGACGCGGGTCCCGCGGGCGAGGCCTGGCCCGACGGCGCGGTGGACGACGACGTCGCGTACGCCTCGCCGTGGGGCTTCTCGCCCGCCGACGTGCGCGCACCGGTGCTGCTCGTGCACGGCGGGCGCGACGGCGTGGTCCCCGCGACCCACAGTCGGCGCCTGCTCGCTCTGCTCCCCGACGCCCAGCTGTGGGAGCGCCCGCACGACGGGCACGTCTCGGTGCTGCGCGCGCTGCCGGTCGCGTTCGACTGGCTGGTCGACGTGCTCGGCTGA
- a CDS encoding DUF1801 domain-containing protein, protein MADSPVTVPTDADPLAFVDAVPHAVRRRDAHTLLELFGRVTGERPVMWGPSIVGFGSYHYRYASGREGDAPAAGFSPRSTATTLYFPYGFDGYDDELAALGPHRLGASCLYVKDLATVDLAVLESLVSRAYAQVTSS, encoded by the coding sequence ATGGCCGACTCCCCCGTCACCGTCCCCACCGACGCGGACCCGCTCGCGTTCGTCGACGCGGTCCCGCACGCCGTGCGGCGGCGCGACGCGCACACCCTGCTCGAGCTGTTCGGGCGGGTGACCGGCGAGCGACCGGTGATGTGGGGACCGTCCATCGTCGGGTTCGGCAGCTACCACTACCGGTACGCGTCCGGGCGCGAGGGCGACGCGCCGGCCGCGGGGTTCTCCCCTCGCTCGACCGCGACGACGCTGTACTTCCCGTACGGGTTCGACGGCTACGACGACGAGCTCGCCGCCCTCGGCCCGCACCGGCTCGGGGCGTCGTGCCTCTACGTGAAGGACCTCGCGACCGTGGACCTCGCGGTGCTGGAGTCGCTCGTGTCGCGCGCGTACGCGCAGGTCACGTCGTCGTGA
- a CDS encoding serpin family protein, translated as MRASWAVVVVGVFALTACGSQAEPRAEVVMGEGEFVPVALADASAAGDVVAASWELGFLALRAGQDDEAGGVVVSPSSLVSALAMVAEGAVGEEAAPFDAALGASGDDRTDAVSALLAALARYEGDPATVQDDELPATPVLHTAQRVVLDDGAVPRQEYLDRLVRGYDAGVTVADLGSDALHDALDPWVKEHTGGLVPRSALSPDPGLDLVVQDAVVLAAAWEEPFAEMLTYDESFSTAAGRVVETPMMHADRSLAVVEHDGWTAVRLPYTDDLAADLLLPPAGSAAADAPAQADAALVASLSVALDEQERRLARIALPVLDLTTATDLMPLLTDLGIAGSALSGLVDESVVISQGAQQAVLQVDEEGTRAAAVTEIAAGAAAPPEPQLQVRFDRPFLFVARDGTTGWPVFLAAVTDPSA; from the coding sequence ATGAGGGCGTCGTGGGCGGTCGTCGTGGTCGGGGTGTTCGCGCTGACGGCGTGCGGGTCGCAAGCGGAGCCGCGGGCTGAGGTCGTCATGGGCGAGGGGGAGTTCGTGCCCGTCGCGCTCGCGGACGCGTCTGCGGCGGGTGACGTGGTGGCGGCGTCGTGGGAGCTGGGTTTCCTGGCGCTGCGCGCGGGGCAGGACGACGAGGCGGGCGGCGTGGTGGTGTCGCCGTCGAGCCTGGTGAGCGCGCTGGCGATGGTCGCCGAGGGCGCGGTCGGCGAGGAGGCGGCGCCGTTCGACGCGGCGTTGGGCGCATCCGGCGACGACCGCACCGACGCCGTCTCGGCACTGCTCGCCGCACTGGCCCGCTACGAGGGTGACCCAGCGACGGTGCAGGACGACGAGCTGCCCGCGACCCCGGTGCTGCACACCGCGCAGCGGGTGGTGCTCGACGACGGTGCGGTGCCGCGGCAGGAGTACCTCGACCGGCTCGTGCGCGGGTACGACGCCGGCGTCACGGTCGCCGACCTCGGCTCGGACGCGCTGCACGACGCGCTCGACCCCTGGGTGAAGGAGCACACGGGTGGCCTCGTGCCGCGCAGCGCGCTGAGCCCCGACCCGGGTCTCGACCTCGTCGTGCAGGACGCGGTGGTCCTGGCCGCGGCGTGGGAGGAGCCGTTCGCGGAGATGCTGACGTACGACGAGTCGTTCTCCACGGCGGCGGGGCGCGTCGTCGAGACGCCCATGATGCACGCGGACCGGTCGCTCGCCGTCGTCGAGCACGACGGATGGACGGCCGTGCGCCTGCCCTACACCGACGACCTCGCGGCGGACCTGCTCCTGCCGCCCGCGGGCTCGGCGGCGGCGGACGCACCGGCCCAGGCGGACGCGGCGCTCGTGGCGAGCCTGTCGGTCGCGCTCGACGAGCAGGAGCGGCGGCTCGCGCGGATCGCGCTGCCGGTGCTGGACCTGACGACCGCGACGGACCTGATGCCGCTGCTGACCGACCTCGGGATCGCCGGCTCCGCGCTGTCGGGCCTCGTGGACGAGTCGGTCGTCATCAGCCAGGGCGCGCAGCAGGCGGTGCTGCAGGTCGACGAAGAGGGGACACGGGCCGCCGCGGTCACCGAGATCGCGGCGGGTGCGGCCGCGCCGCCGGAGCCGCAGCTGCAGGTGCGGTTCGACCGGCCGTTCCTGTTCGTCGCGCGGGACGGCACGACGGGATGGCCGGTGTTCCTCGCTGCGGTGACCGACCCGTCGGCCTGA